Below is a genomic region from Tepidiforma bonchosmolovskayae.
GCTGCCACACCTGGGAGACGAAGCCGGAGCTGGCGCTGGCCGCCATCGACCGGATGCGGTTCGCGCCCGAGAGCGCCTCGCCGGAGGCGCGCCAGAAGGAGCTCGCGGCCGAGCGCGAACGGGTGACGCAGGAGATCGCGGCGATGCTCGCCGGCGACCCGCAGAACCAGGGCCTCTTCCTCGCCGCCGCCAATGCCGCCCGCGTCTTCCAGGCCGGCCGCGAACGGACCAAGACGAACAACATCCGGATGATCCATGAGGTCCGGATGGCCCTCCATACCATCGGCCGGCGGATGGTCGCCGCCGGGCACCTCGACGACGTCGGCGACTACGCCTTCCTCCTCGCCGAGGAGTTCGACGACTGGCTGCAGAACCCGGCGAAGTACGCCTCGACCATCCGGGAGCGGAAGGCGCTCTACGAGGAGTACGCCAGCCGGCAGGAGCCGTTCGCCTTCTGGGGCGAAATTCCCGACCCGGAGACCTGGCCGAAGAAGGCCGATGTCGCCATCGAGCCGGTGAAGCCGGGCGAGGTGCTCCAGGGCTTCCAGGGCTGCGCCGGGAAGGCGACCGGGCGCGCCCGCGTCGTCCTCGACCCGCTCGACCCGCGGGGCCTCGAACCGGGCGACATCCTCGTGGCCCCGATTACCGACCCCTCGTGGACGCCGCTCTTCGTGCCGGCCGCGGCCGTGGTGGTCGATGTCGGCGCCGCCCAGAGCCACGCCATGATCGTGAGCCGCGAGCTCGGCATCCCCTGCGTGCCCTCCGTGACGAACGCCACGAAGCGGATCCCCGACGGCGCGACCATCACCGTCGACGGCGACGCCGGGACCGTGACGGTCGTGGCGCTGCCCTGAGGTGCCGGCCATGGATGTCGTCTGCCTCGCTGACCCGCTCCCGGCGGGCGCCGATGCGACGCGCCTGCTCGGCGGCAAGGCGGCCGGCCTCGTCACGATGACGCAGGAGCTCGGCCTGCCCGTCCCGCCGGCCTTCACCGTGACGACGGAGGTTTGCCGCCGGTTCCTCGCGGAAGGGTGGCCTGCCGGCCTCGACGACGCGGTCCGGGCCGCCCTCGGCCGGCTCGAGGCGGCCACCGGCCGCACCTTCGGCGGCGGCGAGCGCCCGCTCCTCGTCTCCGTCCGCTCCGGCGCACCGGTTTCGATGCCGGGGATGATGGACACGCTCCTCAATGTCGGGATGACCCCGACGGTCCGCGAGGCCCTTGCCCGCGAAAGCGGCGACCCCCGCTTTGCGGCCGATACGTGGCTCCGGTTCGTGCGCGGCTACGCCGCCATCGTCCTCGGCCTGCCCGAGGACGAGGTGAACCACGCCGCCATGCACGATGACACGCCCGCGGGCCTCCTCGCCGCGGCCGGCCGCGTCTGCGCCCTCGCCGACCGGTTCGGCGGCATCCCCGCGGACCCGTTCGCGCAGGTGACCGAGGCGATCCGCGCCGTCTTCCGCTCCTGGGAGTGCGACCGCGCCCGCGTCTTCCGTGAACGGGAGGGGATCGACGGCACACTCGGCACGGCCGCCACGGTGCAGGCGATGGTCTTCGGCAACCTGGACGAGCGCTCGGGCACGGGCGTGGCCTTCACCCGCGACCCCTCGACCGGCGCCCGCGGCGCCTTCGGCGACTACCTCGCCCGGGCCCAGGGCGAAGATGTGGTGGCCGGCACCCACGCCGTCAGCGGGCTCGAAGCGCTGCGCAGCCAGCTCCCCGCGGTCTACGACGAGCTGCTCCGCCACCTGGACCGGCTCGAGCGGCACTACCGCGACATGTGCGACGTCGAGTTCACCGTCATGGGCGGCGCGCTCTACATCCTCCAGGTGCGCGTCGGGCGGCGCAGCCCGCTGGCGGCGGTGCGGATCGCGGTCGACATGGCCGAGGACCCGACGTTCCCGCTCACCCGGCGCGAAGCCGTCGAGCGCGTCGGCGCCGAGACGCTCCAGGCCCTCGCGAAGCTCGGCGGGGTCGACCCGGCGGCCGCACCCATCGGGCGGGGGCTCGCCGTCTCGCCCGGCGTGGGCGCCGGCGTGCTCTGCTGCGATGCCGGCCGGGCGGCCAGCCTCGCCGCGCAGGGCGTGAGCGTGGTCCTGGCCCGGCCCGAGACCTCCCCCGCCGACGTGCACGGCATGGTGGCCGCGGCCGGCCTCGTCACCACAACGGGCGGGGTGGTGAGTCACGCCGCGGTGGTAGCCCGTGGCTGGGCCATTCCCGCCGTCTGCAGCCTGCAGGACGCCGTCGTGGAGGAGGACGCCCTCGTGGTCGGCGGGCGCCGCATCGCGGAAGGGGAGTGGGTCACGGTCGACGGGACGCGCGGGCTGCTGTTCGCCGGCGACTGCCGGGCCGATGGGGCCGCCGACATCCCCGAAGTGCGGCTGCTGCGCCAGTGGGCCGCCGAGCTGGCCGAGGCCGGCCCCGGCGACGGCGCCGCGGCTGCCCCTGCCGGGGCCCGGCCCGTGAGCCGGTTCGACGTCCTGCGGGCGCTCGGGCTGAAGGGGCTGGCCGCCGCCGAGCGGGTCGCCGCCGTGCTCGACGCGGACGCCGGGGCCGTCGAGGCGGAGCTCCGGGCCGCCGCCGAGGCCGGGCTGGTGCGGGAGACGCCGCGCGGCTTCGCCATGCTGCCGGCCGGGCGGGATGCCGTCCTTGAGGCGCTAGCCGCCGAGCGGGCCGCCATCGACCCGGCCGCGATTGATGCGGCCTTCGCGGCCTTCGATGCGCTCGACCGGGAGTTCAAGGCGCTGGTCAGCGGCTGGCAGCAGGCCGCGCCGGCCGAAGCTGACGCCGCCTGGGCTGCGGCACTCTCCGGGCTCGAGCAGCTGCACGCCCGGCTGGGGCCGGTGGTGGCGCAGGCTGCCGGGCTCGTGCCGCGGCTGGCGCCCTTCGCGGGGCGGTTCGAGCAGGCGCTGGCGGCCGTCCGGGCCGGCGACCGGTCGATGCTCGCCTCGCCGCTCAAGGAGAGCTACCACACCGTCTGGTTCGAGCTGCACGAGGAGCTGATCGCCCTGAGCGGGCGCCGCCGGGAGGAGTAGGCAGCCGGCTGCGCTATCCCTAGCGGGCCTGGCCGGCTTCGCGGAGCAGGCGGAGGAACTCGGGGTCGCCCTGGAGGATCGCGAGGCGCGGGTCGGCGGCAGCCTCGCGGGCGTAGCCGCGGTCGAGGGCGAGCGCCCGCTGCACGTGGCGGAGCGCCTCCTCGCGGTTGCCCATGGAGGCTGCGGCCTGGGCTGCCCCGTAGTGGGCGGCGGGGTCGTCGGGGTCGAGCCCGGCGGCGGCGAGGAAGTCGAGCAGCGCCGCCGCGGCGTCGCCGCTGTGGAGGTGGGCGAGCCCGCGGTTCACCATGACCGTCGTGTCGCCGGGGTCGACCGCCAGCGCGGCGTCGAAGTCGGCCAGGGCAGCGGCGTAGTTGCCGCGGTAGAGGTGGAGCATACCGCGGTTGTTCAGGGCGTCCGGGTCGTTCGGCTGGAGCTCGAGCGCGCGGTTGTAATCGGCCAGCGCCTTCTCGAACTCGCCCGAGCGGGTGTAGGCGTTGGCGCGGTTGTAGTAGGCCGCCGTGAGGTCGGGGTCGAGCTCGATGGCGGCGGTGTACCGGTCGATGGCAAGCGCGAACTGCCCGACGTTGAAGTAGACGTTCCCTTCGTCGACGTAGGACTCGGCAGAGCGCCGCGGGGGCCGCTGGATGGGGGCAGGCTGGAGCTCGCCCAGGGCCGCTTCGAGGCTGGCGGGGAGCGGCTCCTCAGCTTCGGCCGGCGGGGGCCCCGGCGCGGCCGCCGGCCGGCCGGTCACCTCCGCGCCGGAGGCATCGAGCGCCTCGTCGACGGGCGGCGCGCCGGGCGGCGGAGCCATGCCTTCGTTGGCGGCGTCGGCGGCCTGGCGCTCCAGCTCTCCTGCGGCCGCGGGCGGCG
It encodes:
- a CDS encoding pyruvate, phosphate dikinase → MDVVCLADPLPAGADATRLLGGKAAGLVTMTQELGLPVPPAFTVTTEVCRRFLAEGWPAGLDDAVRAALGRLEAATGRTFGGGERPLLVSVRSGAPVSMPGMMDTLLNVGMTPTVREALARESGDPRFAADTWLRFVRGYAAIVLGLPEDEVNHAAMHDDTPAGLLAAAGRVCALADRFGGIPADPFAQVTEAIRAVFRSWECDRARVFREREGIDGTLGTAATVQAMVFGNLDERSGTGVAFTRDPSTGARGAFGDYLARAQGEDVVAGTHAVSGLEALRSQLPAVYDELLRHLDRLERHYRDMCDVEFTVMGGALYILQVRVGRRSPLAAVRIAVDMAEDPTFPLTRREAVERVGAETLQALAKLGGVDPAAAPIGRGLAVSPGVGAGVLCCDAGRAASLAAQGVSVVLARPETSPADVHGMVAAAGLVTTTGGVVSHAAVVARGWAIPAVCSLQDAVVEEDALVVGGRRIAEGEWVTVDGTRGLLFAGDCRADGAADIPEVRLLRQWAAELAEAGPGDGAAAAPAGARPVSRFDVLRALGLKGLAAAERVAAVLDADAGAVEAELRAAAEAGLVRETPRGFAMLPAGRDAVLEALAAERAAIDPAAIDAAFAAFDALDREFKALVSGWQQAAPAEADAAWAAALSGLEQLHARLGPVVAQAAGLVPRLAPFAGRFEQALAAVRAGDRSMLASPLKESYHTVWFELHEELIALSGRRREE
- a CDS encoding tetratricopeptide repeat protein, which translates into the protein MRRLLRLLIVVAILAGAAAVAVLAVRRRGRSWPAPEPGWTPPAVEPVLTIDEDEALEQEIADAEAEGMRAPDWEPAVDVAIDETGHVVEPEPPAEPAIVEEPDAGSGPAAAPAAGAPEELSDEAVRQLFAEAAELERAVAEFEQLEQAFTGTFGGIAPPEAAEAREDPDFAAMLAGAEPGAEPLILPIEDEAEPAAEPLPAEEAPAPAEPDVILSRFEELAAMPEPEAPPAAAGELERQAADAANEGMAPPPGAPPVDEALDASGAEVTGRPAAAPGPPPAEAEEPLPASLEAALGELQPAPIQRPPRRSAESYVDEGNVYFNVGQFALAIDRYTAAIELDPDLTAAYYNRANAYTRSGEFEKALADYNRALELQPNDPDALNNRGMLHLYRGNYAAALADFDAALAVDPGDTTVMVNRGLAHLHSGDAAAALLDFLAAAGLDPDDPAAHYGAAQAAASMGNREEALRHVQRALALDRGYAREAAADPRLAILQGDPEFLRLLREAGQAR